A window of Armatimonadota bacterium contains these coding sequences:
- a CDS encoding NUDIX hydrolase, translated as MKHHRKDTMDWREALSRLPAHHQAEVVDLVAAYGAPRYCHVYLDDGRFDPLRKTDRVGEVGMVIRRPDGNLIVARKTYYPPNVFRLLTGGIGPDESISAALAREVAEETSLTVRINRFLNIITYQSNVEIPYYFVSYVFLLDELAGTLQASDPNEQVDEFRTIPPAELVILAQQLRQLSDTSDPAIRGKWASWGRFRAVMHEECAVWMNNGMIG; from the coding sequence AAGCTCTGTCTCGCCTTCCAGCGCATCATCAAGCCGAAGTTGTTGATCTCGTTGCGGCGTATGGAGCGCCTCGCTACTGCCATGTATACCTCGATGACGGCAGATTCGATCCGTTGCGCAAAACAGATCGGGTTGGCGAAGTTGGGATGGTCATTCGTCGTCCTGATGGTAATCTGATTGTGGCGCGTAAAACCTACTACCCACCCAACGTGTTTCGATTGCTAACCGGTGGGATTGGGCCGGATGAGAGTATCAGCGCAGCGCTGGCCCGTGAGGTTGCAGAGGAGACGAGTCTCACGGTGCGTATCAATCGATTTCTGAATATTATTACCTATCAAAGTAATGTTGAGATACCGTACTATTTTGTCAGCTATGTCTTCTTACTCGATGAGCTGGCTGGTACGTTGCAGGCGAGTGATCCCAATGAGCAGGTTGACGAGTTCCGGACAATACCGCCTGCGGAGTTGGTGATTCTGGCACAGCAGTTGCGACAGCTTTCTGATACGTCCGATCCGGCGATCAGGGGGAAGTGGGCAAGCTGGGGTCGGTTTCGGGCGGTGATGCACGAAGAGTGTGCAGTCTGGATGAATAATGGGATGATTGGGTAA